In Candidatus Binatia bacterium, a genomic segment contains:
- a CDS encoding phosphate ABC transporter substrate-binding protein: MINSFIRAITACSLLMLWSPAVQAAPVEVDEKLPAYTKVGGIAGNLDSIGSDTLNNLMTLWAEGFQKQYPNVRIQIEGKGSSTAPPALISGTAQIGPMSRSMKPTERDEFEKRFGYEPTEVFVAVDALAVYVNKDNPIEKLTLPQVDAIFSSNMACGAPEGITTWGEAGDEAAAWKSQPISLYGRNSASGTYGFFKKVALCKGDYRDTVKEQPGSASVVQGIAEDIYAVGYSGIGYRTSGVKALKIAKKEGSPYGSVEPEDVLSGKYPLARYLVVYVNKTPGKPLDPLTAQFLTYVLSKEGQEIVVKDGYLPLSAAVSAKQTRQLQ, from the coding sequence ATGATCAATTCATTTATCAGAGCTATTACCGCCTGCAGTCTCCTGATGCTGTGGAGCCCTGCCGTGCAAGCCGCCCCGGTCGAGGTCGACGAAAAGCTGCCGGCTTACACCAAGGTGGGTGGCATTGCCGGGAATCTCGACAGCATCGGCTCGGACACTCTCAATAATCTCATGACGCTGTGGGCCGAGGGGTTCCAGAAGCAATACCCGAACGTCCGGATCCAGATCGAAGGCAAGGGTTCCTCCACGGCACCGCCCGCCCTGATCTCGGGCACAGCCCAGATCGGGCCGATGAGTCGCTCCATGAAGCCTACGGAACGAGACGAGTTCGAGAAACGGTTCGGCTATGAGCCGACGGAGGTTTTTGTCGCGGTCGATGCTCTGGCCGTCTACGTCAACAAGGACAACCCGATCGAAAAGCTTACCCTGCCGCAGGTCGATGCGATCTTCTCCTCAAACATGGCGTGTGGCGCCCCCGAGGGCATCACGACCTGGGGCGAAGCGGGCGACGAGGCAGCCGCCTGGAAATCCCAGCCCATCAGCCTCTACGGGCGTAATTCGGCCTCGGGGACCTACGGCTTTTTCAAGAAAGTCGCGCTCTGCAAAGGCGATTACCGGGATACCGTCAAGGAACAGCCAGGTTCGGCCTCTGTGGTCCAGGGAATCGCCGAGGATATCTACGCTGTGGGCTACAGCGGGATTGGCTACCGGACTTCGGGCGTGAAAGCCCTGAAAATCGCCAAAAAGGAAGGCAGCCCCTACGGATCCGTGGAGCCGGAAGATGTGCTCTCGGGCAAATATCCGCTCGCACGCTACCTGGTCGTCTATGTGAACAAGACACCGGGCAAGCCTCTGGATCCACTGACCGCTCAATTTCTGACCTATGTGCTCAGCAAGGAAGGTCAGGAGATCGTCGTCAAGGATGGCTACCTCCCCCTTTCGGCGGCGGTGAGCGCAAAGCAGACCCGGCAATTGCAGTAG
- a CDS encoding porin produces MFSRFLVCQMILSTVLLSAEFVRAEQGVTAEILEILRETGKVSESKYEELKEKAAAEEKTLQKASTNYKVYWKSGLRLESPDKAFKLKIGGRIQNDWAILKPSSAIQTEFDEGSTESGGKIRRARLYVSGSLFQNFLFKAQYDFAGAKAGIKDLYLGARNLPFFGSVLIGHMKEPSSLDQMTSSNNNTFMERGAGATLDAARNTGITMYPRFFDSRLGWDLGAYIDSNETASAFDFDSEYNVATRVYGLPWWEEDGRKMFYAGVAATHQFRNAGTTSYSGRPNTSFGPRLIGTGDISTNGNNLINISLANVIGPFTGQAEYSHSFMNATTGPDLDFYSWFVEASWILTGEHRPFNRSKGAFSGIQPKSPVTLGKNSGWGAFQIAARYSGLDLNSGSVQGGELRDTSLGINWYLNPAFRWTINYIYSEREPIGSENVWQTRFQVVF; encoded by the coding sequence ATGTTTTCAAGGTTTTTGGTTTGCCAGATGATTCTGAGCACCGTCTTGCTATCCGCCGAATTCGTAAGGGCAGAGCAAGGCGTCACCGCCGAGATTCTCGAAATCCTACGCGAGACCGGCAAGGTATCCGAATCAAAATATGAAGAACTGAAAGAAAAAGCTGCGGCCGAGGAGAAAACCCTCCAGAAGGCTTCCACAAACTACAAGGTCTACTGGAAGAGCGGCCTGCGCCTGGAATCCCCCGACAAGGCCTTCAAGCTGAAGATCGGCGGGCGGATTCAGAACGACTGGGCCATTCTGAAGCCCAGTTCGGCAATTCAGACAGAGTTCGATGAAGGTTCAACTGAATCAGGAGGAAAAATCCGACGCGCGCGCCTCTACGTAAGCGGGTCGCTCTTCCAGAACTTTCTCTTCAAGGCTCAATATGATTTTGCGGGCGCAAAAGCCGGGATCAAGGATCTCTATCTGGGCGCCCGTAACCTTCCGTTCTTTGGATCCGTTCTGATCGGCCATATGAAAGAGCCTTCCTCGCTGGATCAAATGACCAGCAGCAACAACAACACTTTCATGGAGCGCGGTGCCGGAGCCACACTGGATGCCGCACGAAACACGGGTATCACGATGTACCCCCGATTCTTCGATAGCCGCCTGGGCTGGGACCTGGGCGCGTATATCGACTCCAATGAAACGGCGAGCGCTTTCGACTTCGATTCCGAGTATAACGTAGCGACTCGTGTCTACGGATTGCCCTGGTGGGAAGAAGACGGCCGCAAGATGTTCTATGCAGGTGTCGCCGCAACCCATCAGTTCCGCAACGCCGGCACGACCTCCTACTCCGGCCGCCCGAATACCAGCTTTGGCCCACGCCTGATCGGTACGGGCGACATCTCCACCAACGGCAACAACCTCATCAATATCAGTCTGGCAAACGTCATCGGTCCCTTTACCGGCCAGGCCGAGTACAGCCACAGCTTTATGAATGCGACCACCGGACCCGATCTGGACTTTTACAGCTGGTTTGTCGAGGCGAGCTGGATTCTTACCGGAGAACATCGTCCATTTAACCGCAGCAAGGGAGCCTTCAGCGGCATCCAACCCAAATCGCCTGTCACTCTTGGCAAAAACTCGGGCTGGGGCGCCTTTCAGATCGCGGCCCGCTACAGCGGACTCGACCTGAATTCGGGGTCGGTTCAGGGGGGCGAACTGCGCGACACCTCTCTGGGCATCAACTGGTATCTCAACCCGGCCTTCCGCTGGACGATCAACTATATCTACTCGGAGCGGGAACCCATCGGCAGCGAAAACGTGTGGCAAACCCGTTTCCAGGTTGTCTTCTAG
- a CDS encoding pseudouridine synthase gives MSYPEPNSSIPLEIVREDEEILVVAKPSGRVSLPGAGHTSDSVQNAAMAHAGTVLGGLGAARDYGLLHRLDRASSGLLLFAKSPRAYDRLREDFARRRIRKDYLAITAATPIRGEGVLRQPLAELRLQDRKVSRPDPQGSPAVTHYRLRARGRSGVALLECRIETGRLHQIRAHLSSIGAPLLGDLVYAKREPDGRASIGRKADREILLHAWRLGFKHPGTGESLLVELLPPSRFLSACRQHGLPFSGGGRKPSLQKPRKPRS, from the coding sequence ATGTCTTATCCGGAGCCGAATTCCTCGATCCCGCTCGAGATCGTGCGGGAGGATGAGGAGATCCTCGTTGTGGCCAAGCCAAGCGGTCGGGTGAGTCTCCCGGGTGCGGGCCATACCTCGGATTCGGTTCAGAATGCTGCGATGGCGCATGCCGGGACGGTTTTGGGGGGGCTCGGGGCGGCACGGGATTACGGGTTGCTGCACCGACTCGACCGCGCGAGCAGCGGGCTTCTCCTGTTCGCAAAAAGCCCGAGAGCCTATGATCGCCTGCGTGAGGATTTTGCCCGGCGTCGCATTCGTAAGGATTACCTCGCGATTACCGCCGCGACGCCAATTCGAGGCGAGGGGGTCCTTCGCCAGCCATTGGCGGAACTGCGACTGCAGGACCGCAAGGTTTCGCGGCCGGATCCGCAGGGCAGCCCGGCGGTGACTCACTATCGTTTGCGCGCCCGCGGGCGCTCGGGTGTCGCGTTGCTGGAATGCCGAATCGAGACTGGCCGGCTCCATCAGATTCGCGCGCACCTTTCCTCGATCGGGGCCCCGCTCCTGGGCGATCTTGTCTATGCGAAGCGCGAGCCGGACGGTCGCGCCTCGATCGGCCGTAAGGCGGATCGAGAGATTCTGCTGCACGCCTGGCGTCTCGGATTCAAGCACCCGGGCACCGGCGAAAGCCTCCTCGTGGAGTTGTTGCCGCCGAGCCGTTTTTTGAGCGCATGCCGCCAGCATGGACTTCCCTTTTCCGGCGGAGGGCGGAAGCCTTCCCTGCAAAAACCTCGTAAGCCGCGGTCCTAG
- a CDS encoding malonyl-CoA decarboxylase family protein: MQEPVETWRQAIAACLDAAGSEVVGRLHAIELAARYQNLDSEGRQNFLILLAEEFGPSPEAIAAATRAWQEATEVGPRIDAQRQLRRALRPPYRRLFTQFHAVPDRAKFLVDLRADLLTIVSRSPQLQALDDALVFVLRSFFDFGFLKLERITWNSSAALLEKLVAYEAVHAIRSLEDLRNRLDSDRRCYALFHPSMPGEPLAFVEVALVAGLSSSIQKLLDEKAPVGDPHAADTAIFYSISSPQKGLRGISFGEYLLRGAARLLRQDLPQLGTFATLSPIPGFRVWLESRLARENAEFLDPDDPLRASLTTVLENRESLLEPETAAQLSPDLQKLCARYFHATRADGTPIDPVARFHLRNGARIEAIHANADISPKGLRQSLGLMVNYRYAAETLESNQATYETEQKIHAAAAVRALLD; encoded by the coding sequence ATGCAGGAGCCGGTCGAAACCTGGAGGCAGGCGATCGCCGCGTGCCTCGATGCTGCTGGCAGCGAGGTTGTCGGTCGCCTCCACGCGATCGAGCTTGCCGCCCGCTACCAGAACCTCGACAGCGAGGGCCGACAGAATTTCCTGATCCTCCTGGCCGAGGAGTTCGGACCGTCGCCCGAGGCCATCGCCGCAGCCACCCGAGCCTGGCAGGAGGCCACCGAGGTCGGCCCGAGGATCGACGCCCAACGCCAATTGCGCCGCGCTCTTCGCCCCCCGTACAGACGCCTGTTCACGCAATTCCATGCCGTACCCGACAGGGCAAAATTCCTTGTCGATCTCCGCGCCGACCTGCTCACCATCGTGTCCCGGAGTCCCCAACTGCAAGCTCTCGACGATGCCCTGGTTTTCGTCCTGCGGTCCTTTTTCGATTTCGGCTTTCTCAAACTCGAACGGATCACGTGGAATTCGTCTGCGGCACTTCTGGAAAAACTTGTCGCCTACGAGGCGGTTCACGCCATCCGCTCGCTGGAAGATCTACGCAACCGACTCGATTCCGACCGCCGCTGCTACGCCCTCTTTCACCCGTCCATGCCCGGAGAACCACTGGCCTTTGTCGAGGTAGCGCTGGTCGCCGGCCTTTCGAGTTCGATTCAGAAACTGCTGGACGAGAAAGCCCCGGTCGGCGACCCCCACGCGGCCGATACCGCAATCTTCTATTCGATTTCCAGCCCCCAGAAAGGGCTGCGCGGCATCAGCTTCGGCGAGTATCTCCTGCGCGGGGCCGCCCGCCTTCTGCGGCAGGACCTCCCACAGCTTGGGACCTTCGCGACCCTCTCGCCCATCCCCGGCTTTCGGGTATGGCTGGAGAGCCGACTCGCGCGCGAGAACGCAGAATTCCTGGACCCGGATGACCCGCTGCGAGCAAGCCTGACGACCGTCCTCGAGAATCGCGAAAGTCTGCTCGAACCAGAGACCGCGGCCCAACTATCCCCGGACCTGCAAAAGCTTTGCGCCCGCTACTTCCATGCAACTCGAGCCGACGGAACACCGATCGACCCTGTAGCCCGATTCCACCTGCGCAATGGCGCTCGCATCGAAGCCATCCACGCCAACGCCGACATCTCGCCCAAAGGACTCCGACAATCCCTCGGATTGATGGTCAATTATCGCTATGCGGCGGAGACCCTGGAATCGAATCAGGCGACCTATGAGACCGAGCAGAAAATCCACGCCGCCGCAGCGGTCCGGGCGCTGCTCGACTAG
- a CDS encoding adenosine kinase — protein MSETRFDILGIGNAIVDVLTNASEEFLTERKLDKGSMRIIDSEEAETLYSEMGAGKEASGGSAGNTIAGVASLGSRGAFVGKVRQDQLGETFAHDIRELGVHFETKMATSGPPTARCLILVTPDAQRTMNTHLGACVTLTESDVDEELVEASAITYLEGYLWDPPEAKQAFRKAMGIAHGANRKVALTLSDAFCVDRYREEFCNLVDAEADILFANEAEIISLYKATSFDEALQQVKASGTLAALTRGERGSVVVTGSEVHEIACDPVAKVVDTTGAGDQFAAGFLHGLTQGRDLPTCGRLGSLAAAEIISHYGARPETSLAQLAQEKGL, from the coding sequence ATGTCCGAAACCCGTTTCGATATTCTCGGCATCGGGAATGCCATTGTCGACGTCCTCACCAACGCCAGCGAAGAATTCCTGACCGAGCGCAAGCTCGACAAGGGCTCCATGCGCATCATCGACTCCGAAGAGGCGGAAACGCTTTATTCCGAGATGGGCGCCGGCAAGGAGGCCTCGGGCGGATCAGCGGGTAATACGATTGCCGGCGTTGCCTCCCTCGGTAGCCGCGGTGCTTTCGTCGGCAAAGTCCGCCAGGACCAACTCGGCGAGACCTTTGCTCACGATATCCGCGAGCTGGGCGTTCATTTCGAGACAAAAATGGCCACCAGCGGCCCTCCCACAGCTCGTTGTCTGATTCTCGTCACACCCGATGCCCAACGGACCATGAACACCCATTTGGGGGCGTGTGTGACTCTGACCGAGAGTGACGTGGATGAGGAATTGGTGGAGGCCTCGGCCATCACGTATCTCGAGGGCTACCTCTGGGACCCACCCGAGGCGAAACAGGCCTTTCGCAAGGCCATGGGAATCGCGCACGGCGCCAATCGCAAGGTCGCGCTTACCCTCTCGGACGCCTTCTGCGTCGATCGATACCGCGAAGAATTCTGCAATCTGGTCGATGCCGAAGCCGATATTCTTTTCGCCAACGAGGCCGAGATCATTTCGCTTTACAAGGCCACGAGCTTCGACGAGGCCCTGCAGCAGGTAAAGGCCAGCGGAACGCTGGCCGCCCTGACCCGTGGCGAACGCGGCAGCGTGGTGGTTACGGGCAGCGAAGTCCACGAAATCGCCTGCGATCCTGTAGCGAAAGTCGTGGACACGACCGGGGCCGGGGATCAATTTGCGGCAGGCTTCCTGCATGGGTTGACGCAGGGACGGGACCTCCCCACCTGCGGTCGGCTCGGCAGTCTCGCTGCGGCCGAAATCATCTCCCATTACGGAGCTCGACCGGAAACATCTCTCGCCCAACTAGCGCAGGAGAAGGGGCTCTAG
- a CDS encoding PaaI family thioesterase: MRSRTTSRGMVEGEIKIPEGFPSNWDKQMGFRILEMSGEKVVGEYVVDERHHQPYGIVHGGVHCSAVETVCSIGAGLSSRERGNAHGVVGLENHTSFIRAVRSGKVTVTATPVTRGRQSQLWEAESRDEEGRLVAQGKVRLLCLQADAVLGGRTLDGRQEDNDGA, encoded by the coding sequence ATGCGTTCGCGTACTACGTCCAGAGGTATGGTGGAAGGCGAAATCAAGATTCCCGAGGGTTTTCCCTCGAATTGGGACAAGCAGATGGGTTTTCGAATCCTCGAAATGTCCGGAGAAAAGGTCGTTGGCGAGTACGTGGTCGATGAGCGACATCACCAGCCCTATGGCATTGTCCATGGCGGTGTTCATTGCAGCGCTGTGGAGACGGTTTGCTCGATTGGTGCCGGCCTGTCGTCGCGAGAGCGAGGAAATGCGCACGGTGTGGTTGGGCTGGAGAATCACACGAGTTTTATTCGAGCTGTGCGTTCCGGCAAGGTGACGGTGACGGCGACTCCGGTGACGCGCGGCCGACAATCACAACTGTGGGAAGCCGAGTCGCGGGATGAAGAGGGCCGATTGGTCGCACAGGGCAAGGTGCGGCTTCTCTGCTTGCAGGCAGACGCCGTTCTCGGCGGAAGAACATTGGACGGAAGGCAGGAAGACAATGACGGAGCGTGA
- a CDS encoding 3'(2'),5'-bisphosphate nucleotidase — MTEREKDLAAAIDAVRAASSICRAVQQRLVTADTLEKKDKSPVTVADFASQAIVCEQLQQCFPDDLVVGEEGSADLRGDEVAELRQAVVEAAADEMGYEPEEEEVLGWIDRGSAKADTERYWTIDPIDGTKGFLRGEQYAVALGLIENGEVVLGVLGCPNLPGPRGTGSLFSGVRGGGAMVHELDGEGIAGEAIRVAAPATVAEARFCESVESGHSDHSASAQIAAALGITAEPYRIDSQCKYAAVSRGDASIYLRLPTRADYEEKIWDHAAGLAVVEAAGGRVSDTTGAPLDFGQGRTLRANKGVIATSGGIHQDVVAAVQKVLAAG; from the coding sequence ATGACGGAGCGTGAAAAAGATCTGGCGGCAGCAATTGACGCCGTGCGGGCGGCGTCCAGTATTTGCCGAGCCGTGCAGCAGCGGTTGGTGACCGCCGACACCCTCGAGAAAAAGGACAAGAGCCCCGTGACGGTGGCCGACTTCGCCTCGCAGGCGATTGTCTGTGAGCAACTGCAGCAATGCTTTCCGGATGATCTGGTGGTGGGCGAGGAAGGTTCGGCCGATCTTCGTGGAGACGAAGTCGCGGAATTACGCCAGGCGGTGGTCGAGGCTGCAGCCGACGAGATGGGGTACGAACCCGAAGAGGAAGAAGTTCTCGGATGGATTGACCGCGGTAGCGCCAAGGCGGATACGGAGCGCTATTGGACCATTGATCCCATCGACGGCACCAAGGGGTTTCTGCGTGGGGAACAATACGCTGTGGCATTGGGCCTGATCGAGAACGGCGAGGTGGTACTCGGCGTTTTGGGTTGTCCGAACCTGCCTGGTCCCCGTGGAACCGGATCGCTTTTCAGTGGGGTGCGCGGCGGCGGTGCCATGGTTCACGAACTCGATGGCGAGGGGATCGCGGGGGAAGCGATCCGCGTGGCTGCACCGGCAACGGTCGCCGAGGCCCGCTTCTGTGAATCCGTCGAATCCGGGCATTCCGATCACTCGGCCTCGGCACAGATCGCGGCAGCTTTGGGGATCACGGCCGAGCCTTACCGCATTGACAGCCAGTGCAAATATGCAGCTGTGTCTCGTGGCGATGCTTCGATCTACCTCCGGTTGCCGACTCGCGCCGATTACGAAGAAAAGATTTGGGACCATGCCGCAGGATTGGCCGTTGTGGAGGCCGCCGGCGGGCGGGTCAGCGATACAACCGGTGCCCCTCTGGATTTCGGTCAGGGGCGAACTCTGCGCGCCAACAAGGGTGTGATCGCGACCAGCGGCGGGATTCATCAGGACGTTGTTGCTGCGGTACAAAAGGTTCTCGCAGCGGGGTGA
- a CDS encoding single-stranded DNA-binding protein: MRGLTFAAPVAFVYNPLDYASAAHRVYVDRFAGSRKKTIFLGMNPGPFGMAQTGVPFGEVAMVRDWMGIEAKIKRPPAEHPKRPITGFDCTRSEVSGARLWGAVAEHWGDPENFFADNFVVNYCPLLFVEESGRNRTPDKLPAAEREPIYAACDRHLRKLVDILAPDLLVGVGAFAADRARRTLGTDALRIETVLHPSPASPRANRGWKEQAAQELMAIGLCR; encoded by the coding sequence ATGCGCGGATTGACATTCGCTGCACCGGTGGCGTTTGTCTATAATCCGCTCGACTATGCGAGTGCCGCCCACCGGGTCTACGTCGACAGGTTTGCTGGTTCCAGGAAAAAGACGATCTTTCTCGGCATGAATCCGGGGCCATTCGGGATGGCCCAGACAGGTGTGCCGTTTGGTGAGGTCGCGATGGTTCGGGATTGGATGGGCATCGAGGCCAAAATCAAACGCCCCCCGGCCGAACACCCAAAGCGGCCGATCACTGGTTTTGACTGCACACGCTCCGAGGTCAGCGGGGCCCGACTCTGGGGGGCTGTGGCCGAGCATTGGGGCGACCCCGAGAACTTTTTTGCCGATAATTTCGTAGTCAATTACTGCCCGCTGCTTTTTGTCGAGGAGTCGGGTCGCAACCGGACCCCTGATAAATTGCCTGCGGCCGAGAGGGAGCCGATCTACGCCGCTTGTGACCGCCACCTGCGCAAGCTCGTCGATATATTGGCCCCCGACCTCCTCGTTGGGGTCGGCGCATTTGCTGCGGATCGTGCCCGCCGCACGCTGGGGACCGACGCCCTTCGGATCGAGACGGTTTTGCACCCGAGTCCCGCGAGCCCTCGGGCAAATCGAGGCTGGAAGGAACAGGCGGCGCAGGAATTGATGGCAATCGGATTGTGTCGTTAG
- a CDS encoding SDR family NAD(P)-dependent oxidoreductase, whose translation MATIERSFGPNSTTREVLSGIDLQGKTALITGASGGLGAETARALAAAGANVILTARDLIRGQSVAESIRGESPNVQVELQELELDSFASVRRSADAILAGTPSLDLLINNAGIMGCPLMRTSEGHEMQFGTCHLGHFLLTAKLIPALRRAPAARVINLSSAGHFLGGMDLEDPDFHAKPYDKWAAYGQAKTANILFSVGLEARFGREGIHSFAVHPGAIATDLGRHLDSADIELLMGGKDGKPLEFKTVDAGAATTCWGASAPELEGRGGSYLLDCRVASLSDEASEGVAAYAIDSQTAEALWELSESACDVQFA comes from the coding sequence ATGGCGACAATCGAGCGAAGTTTCGGACCCAACAGCACCACCCGGGAGGTCCTGTCCGGCATCGACCTGCAGGGAAAAACGGCCTTGATCACGGGCGCATCAGGAGGATTGGGGGCGGAAACGGCCCGCGCTCTGGCTGCCGCCGGCGCCAACGTCATTCTCACCGCACGCGATCTCATCCGGGGGCAATCTGTCGCCGAAAGCATCCGCGGCGAAAGTCCGAACGTGCAGGTCGAACTTCAGGAACTCGAGCTGGACTCCTTTGCCAGCGTCCGACGCAGTGCCGATGCCATTCTGGCCGGGACACCTTCGCTGGATTTGCTGATCAATAACGCCGGGATCATGGGTTGCCCCCTGATGCGGACGAGCGAGGGGCATGAGATGCAGTTTGGCACCTGCCATTTGGGGCACTTCCTGCTGACCGCGAAATTGATCCCGGCGCTGCGCCGCGCACCCGCGGCTCGGGTGATCAATCTCAGTTCTGCCGGCCATTTCCTTGGCGGCATGGATCTCGAGGATCCGGACTTCCACGCAAAGCCCTATGATAAATGGGCTGCATACGGTCAGGCAAAAACCGCCAATATTCTCTTTTCCGTCGGACTCGAGGCGCGATTCGGCCGCGAGGGAATTCACTCTTTTGCCGTGCACCCCGGCGCCATCGCGACCGATCTGGGGCGCCACCTGGATTCCGCCGACATCGAGCTTCTGATGGGAGGCAAGGACGGTAAACCACTCGAATTCAAAACCGTCGATGCGGGCGCAGCAACAACCTGCTGGGGCGCCAGCGCTCCGGAACTCGAGGGGCGGGGCGGGAGCTACCTGTTGGACTGTCGCGTCGCTTCGCTCAGCGACGAAGCGAGCGAAGGGGTCGCCGCCTACGCCATCGATAGCCAAACCGCCGAGGCACTATGGGAACTCTCCGAGTCCGCCTGCGACGTTCAGTTCGCCTGA
- a CDS encoding lipid-transfer protein: protein MASGIRDQTAIVGIGQTAFGKGLEDSELSLACQAIRAALDDAGMAAAEVDGLSLFSMEDGREVEVARNLGFGDIHYFGQVGYGGGAGCGVIAHAAMAVATGQCNTAVAWRARKRADAGSRPWAQVSQRISGFQSWSRPFGLLRPVDEIAMLARRYMHETGATRDHFANVALAFRGHANRNPNAMMQAKELTREAYMKSRWISEPLCLFDNCLETDGALAVVITGADRARDLRSSPVWIHAAAQGLPPQHQVMTNFFCEDPLQGPAWATARKLWAASDFTPADVKVAQIYDAFSPLIPLSLEGYGFCGRGEGAAFTEDGALEWPHGRLPTNTSGGGMSEAYVHGFNLILEGVRQMRGTSTAQVENADVCLVTSGEGVPTSALLLRN, encoded by the coding sequence ATGGCATCAGGGATTCGCGACCAGACCGCAATCGTGGGGATTGGGCAGACGGCGTTCGGCAAGGGCCTCGAGGATTCCGAACTATCGCTTGCCTGCCAGGCGATTCGTGCGGCATTGGACGATGCGGGTATGGCGGCCGCCGAAGTCGACGGGCTCTCGCTTTTCTCGATGGAGGACGGTCGCGAGGTTGAAGTGGCTCGGAATCTCGGGTTCGGCGATATCCACTATTTCGGACAGGTCGGTTACGGTGGCGGAGCGGGTTGCGGCGTGATCGCGCATGCGGCCATGGCCGTTGCCACGGGGCAGTGCAACACGGCGGTGGCCTGGCGGGCCCGCAAGCGCGCGGATGCGGGCAGTCGTCCATGGGCGCAGGTCTCGCAACGCATCAGCGGGTTTCAGTCGTGGAGTCGACCCTTCGGGTTGCTGCGGCCCGTCGACGAGATTGCCATGCTGGCGCGGCGCTATATGCACGAGACTGGCGCGACCCGCGACCATTTCGCCAATGTCGCACTGGCCTTTCGCGGCCATGCCAACCGGAATCCGAACGCGATGATGCAGGCGAAAGAACTGACGCGCGAGGCCTATATGAAGTCCCGATGGATCTCCGAACCGCTTTGTTTGTTCGATAATTGTCTGGAGACCGACGGGGCATTGGCGGTGGTGATCACCGGTGCGGACCGCGCCAGAGACCTACGTTCGTCGCCGGTCTGGATTCATGCGGCGGCGCAGGGCTTGCCACCACAACACCAGGTCATGACCAACTTTTTCTGTGAGGATCCGCTTCAGGGCCCGGCGTGGGCGACCGCTCGCAAGCTCTGGGCCGCATCTGATTTCACACCGGCCGACGTCAAGGTGGCGCAAATCTACGACGCTTTCAGCCCCCTGATTCCGCTCTCGCTCGAGGGCTACGGGTTTTGCGGCCGCGGGGAGGGCGCCGCTTTCACCGAGGACGGCGCGCTGGAATGGCCGCATGGGCGGCTGCCGACCAATACTTCCGGGGGCGGGATGTCCGAAGCCTATGTGCACGGATTCAACCTCATTCTCGAGGGCGTCCGGCAAATGCGCGGGACATCGACGGCACAGGTCGAGAACGCGGATGTCTGCTTGGTGACCAGCGGGGAGGGCGTTCCCACGAGCGCTCTGCTCCTGAGGAATTAG
- a CDS encoding OB-fold domain-containing protein: MESSFLLPDTEDPVSAPFWEGTAVGELRVQACGECGRWRMPPRPMCPVCQSLETVWRRTSGEGHIWSYVRPHPPLLPAYAEVAPYNVAVVSLAEDPGIRFVGNLVTEASAPLNSLSEGHVAIGMEVRVVFPAPQEGVVLPRWSPA, encoded by the coding sequence ATGGAATCATCGTTTCTTTTGCCCGACACCGAAGATCCCGTGAGCGCACCCTTCTGGGAGGGCACAGCGGTCGGCGAACTTCGGGTGCAGGCCTGCGGTGAATGCGGCCGGTGGCGAATGCCACCGCGCCCGATGTGTCCTGTCTGTCAGTCTCTGGAAACTGTTTGGCGACGGACCTCGGGCGAGGGTCATATCTGGTCCTATGTGCGGCCCCACCCACCATTGCTGCCGGCCTATGCGGAGGTCGCCCCCTATAACGTGGCGGTAGTTTCCCTCGCCGAAGATCCTGGGATCCGCTTTGTCGGCAATCTCGTCACCGAGGCCTCGGCCCCGCTGAACTCGCTCTCGGAGGGGCATGTGGCCATCGGGATGGAGGTCCGCGTGGTCTTCCCGGCGCCGCAGGAAGGGGTGGTTCTGCCCCGCTGGTCGCCGGCTTGA
- a CDS encoding SCP2 sterol-binding domain-containing protein yields the protein MSKNPFLSEAWLDAIIALQEEYDGQLPPPAVKMKMNQIVKGMPFGDEVLHFHLDSSEGAGKLGKGHVDGADVTVTTDYDTARALVVDQNQAAAMQAFMSGRIKVDGDMTKIMTPQPPKNDAQKELDQKIMEMTS from the coding sequence ATGAGCAAGAATCCATTTTTAAGTGAAGCCTGGCTGGATGCCATCATCGCCCTTCAGGAAGAATACGATGGGCAGTTGCCGCCACCTGCGGTGAAAATGAAGATGAACCAAATCGTCAAGGGCATGCCTTTTGGCGACGAGGTCCTTCATTTTCATCTCGATTCCAGCGAGGGAGCCGGCAAGCTCGGCAAGGGCCACGTCGACGGAGCCGATGTGACCGTCACGACCGATTACGATACGGCACGCGCTCTGGTCGTGGACCAGAATCAGGCCGCCGCGATGCAGGCCTTCATGTCCGGTCGGATCAAGGTGGATGGCGATATGACGAAAATCATGACGCCCCAGCCGCCCAAGAATGACGCCCAAAAGGAACTCGACCAGAAGATCATGGAAATGACCTCGTGA